In Cellvibrio polysaccharolyticus, a genomic segment contains:
- a CDS encoding c-type cytochrome — protein MPLLRRVFNQCNRSVVLLAMVLPAAHSLADDVTAGKAVYQKNCQACHQPTGAGIKGAFPPLADNPNIKDNPEHIANSILKGQSGHITVNGDSYNGMMPPLAHLSDENIADVVAFILAEWNESKTTLSAADIKALR, from the coding sequence ATGCCTTTACTTCGACGGGTATTCAATCAATGCAACAGAAGTGTCGTCTTGTTGGCGATGGTATTACCAGCCGCGCACAGTTTGGCTGACGATGTCACTGCGGGCAAAGCGGTTTATCAAAAAAATTGTCAGGCATGCCATCAACCCACCGGCGCAGGCATCAAGGGAGCGTTTCCACCACTGGCAGACAACCCGAACATTAAAGATAACCCCGAACATATTGCCAACAGTATTTTGAAAGGACAGTCCGGCCACATCACCGTTAACGGCGATAGTTACAACGGCATGATGCCGCCGCTCGCTCACCTTTCTGATGAAAACATCGCCGATGTGGTGGCCTTTATTCTGGCCGAATGGAACGAGAGCAAAACCACATTAAGTGCAGCAGATATCAAAGCGTTACGTTAA
- a CDS encoding multicopper oxidase domain-containing protein: MKTQSRRLCKLAMVSLLLGSMVIPVANAQKLKHEGEFIVDGMVFGLPKAKVFTEDYSGPPVVGEYLSALPHLQKLDYKGNKEHHVRMDVISQKVEIAPGVSYTAWTFGGSVPGPTLHVREGDRVVFTMKNRSDEAVVVTDPVKGGSPYFEQLQANPYQKNVPAITPMPHSMDFHSGTVAADDKWRSIAPGETIEFEWVANYPGVYMYHCGTASVLMHSAMGQYGAVVVSPKKGFSTDKKVDHEFVVVQSEFYLEKIGTEYVYDHTAAMARDASHVAFNGHVSALSKTPLRANAGDRVRLYVLNVGPSGTSSFHVIGAIFDRVWYEASPENEWRGMQTVLLGASNAAVIEFIVPEEGLYKLVDHEFADAERGAAGALIAGPRVKR, from the coding sequence ATGAAAACCCAATCACGTCGTTTATGTAAATTGGCCATGGTGTCACTGTTGCTGGGCAGTATGGTGATTCCCGTGGCAAACGCACAAAAGCTTAAACACGAAGGTGAATTTATTGTTGACGGCATGGTGTTCGGCTTACCCAAAGCAAAAGTTTTCACTGAAGATTACAGCGGCCCACCGGTAGTAGGTGAATACCTGAGTGCCCTGCCGCACTTGCAAAAGCTCGACTACAAAGGCAACAAGGAACACCATGTGCGCATGGATGTTATTTCTCAAAAAGTAGAAATTGCACCGGGCGTAAGTTACACCGCGTGGACTTTTGGTGGCTCGGTTCCAGGCCCTACTCTGCATGTGCGTGAAGGCGACCGCGTGGTTTTCACCATGAAAAACCGCTCTGATGAAGCGGTAGTGGTAACTGATCCGGTAAAAGGCGGCTCTCCGTATTTCGAGCAATTGCAAGCTAACCCTTACCAGAAAAATGTACCGGCAATTACTCCGATGCCGCACTCCATGGACTTCCACAGCGGCACTGTAGCGGCGGATGATAAATGGCGTTCTATCGCACCAGGTGAAACCATCGAGTTTGAATGGGTTGCCAACTATCCCGGTGTTTACATGTACCACTGCGGCACTGCCAGCGTACTGATGCACAGTGCGATGGGGCAATACGGTGCGGTGGTTGTATCACCGAAGAAAGGTTTTTCTACCGATAAAAAAGTGGATCATGAATTCGTGGTAGTGCAATCAGAATTCTATCTGGAAAAAATAGGCACCGAATATGTGTATGACCATACTGCCGCCATGGCGCGTGATGCCAGCCATGTAGCTTTCAACGGCCATGTGAGTGCGCTGAGCAAAACTCCGTTGCGTGCCAATGCCGGTGACCGTGTGCGTTTGTATGTTCTCAATGTTGGCCCGAGCGGTACTTCAAGCTTCCACGTTATCGGCGCAATTTTTGATCGCGTGTGGTACGAAGCCAGCCCGGAAAACGAATGGCGCGGTATGCAAACTGTTTTGCTGGGAGCCAGTAACGCTGCGGTTATTGAGTTCATTGTACCGGAAGAAGGCTTGTACAAACTGGTAGACCACGAGTTTGCCGATGCAGAGCGTGGTGCTGCCGGTGCGCTGATTGCAGGCCCTCGTGTAAAACGTTAA
- a CDS encoding formylglycine-generating enzyme family protein: protein MKKLASLAVLLCAASAWSEPVVIDGGAFQSPLVLDDEVVSLPVASFKLDAVQVSNRDFQKFVEKNPQWQRGNVPGIFSDHNYLRHWQSPLQAGEDINDLPVTRVSWYAARAYCESQGGRLPSKDEWEYVSQQIRQLDGISDKEYARHVFSWYSNPNSENLKAVGSGTASANGIHDLHGLVSEWVEDFQLLMTNGDDADLLTSSCGDTARFMANYDTASYATFFRYQSRSNYQPHTTTSTLGFRCAWSL, encoded by the coding sequence ATGAAAAAACTTGCAAGCCTTGCCGTACTCTTGTGTGCAGCCTCGGCATGGTCTGAGCCGGTAGTGATTGACGGAGGTGCCTTTCAGTCACCGCTGGTGCTGGATGACGAAGTCGTCAGCTTGCCCGTTGCCTCTTTTAAACTGGATGCTGTTCAGGTAAGCAATCGCGATTTTCAAAAATTTGTAGAAAAAAATCCGCAATGGCAACGGGGCAATGTTCCCGGCATTTTCAGTGACCACAATTACCTGCGTCATTGGCAGTCACCCTTACAAGCCGGTGAAGACATAAACGATCTGCCAGTTACCCGCGTCTCCTGGTACGCCGCCCGCGCCTATTGCGAATCGCAAGGCGGTCGTTTACCAAGTAAAGATGAATGGGAATATGTATCGCAACAAATTCGCCAGCTGGATGGCATCAGCGACAAGGAATATGCTCGCCATGTTTTTTCCTGGTACAGCAACCCGAATAGCGAAAATTTAAAAGCGGTTGGCTCCGGCACTGCCAGCGCCAACGGCATCCACGACTTGCATGGTCTGGTCAGTGAGTGGGTTGAAGATTTTCAACTGCTAATGACCAACGGCGACGATGCCGATTTACTGACCAGTTCCTGTGGTGATACTGCGCGCTTTATGGCCAACTACGACACCGCCAGCTACGCGACTTTTTTCCGTTATCAATCACGCAGCAACTATCAACCACACACAACGACCAGCACGCTCGGCTTTCGCTGTGCCTGGTCTCTTTAA
- a CDS encoding SCO family protein, whose protein sequence is MLNKPEKNRMHSVSSILFSLALGSCISLTASADDHDAHNHDQHKAEVHHHDHKHTSLAAGEVNHHDSLYHFSANWTDQNNSKLTLNDFKGQPVIISMIYGNCRTACPVLVNDARQIIKKLNPQQQQTVKVVFVSFDAKHDTPEVLADYAEQMDLAQPNWHFLNGSASDIRTLATLLGIRYREKSDGNFDHSNILTLLDKEGRIAHRVEGLQQPAEPMIKKISALLP, encoded by the coding sequence ATGTTAAATAAACCGGAAAAAAATCGGATGCATTCCGTCAGTTCTATTCTCTTCTCACTGGCGCTGGGGAGCTGCATATCGCTGACCGCCAGCGCTGATGATCATGATGCACACAACCATGATCAGCACAAAGCCGAAGTACATCATCACGACCACAAACACACCAGCCTTGCTGCTGGCGAAGTGAACCACCACGACTCGCTCTATCATTTTTCTGCCAACTGGACTGATCAAAACAACAGCAAATTAACCCTGAACGATTTCAAAGGGCAGCCGGTTATTATCAGTATGATTTACGGCAACTGCCGCACTGCCTGCCCGGTGCTGGTGAATGATGCACGGCAAATTATTAAAAAGCTCAACCCGCAACAGCAGCAAACCGTAAAAGTGGTTTTTGTCAGTTTTGATGCGAAACACGATACCCCGGAAGTGCTGGCAGACTACGCAGAGCAAATGGATCTCGCGCAACCCAACTGGCATTTTCTGAACGGCTCCGCCTCAGACATTCGTACTCTGGCCACCTTGCTGGGCATTCGTTACCGCGAAAAAAGCGATGGCAACTTTGATCACAGCAACATCCTCACCTTGCTGGATAAGGAAGGCCGCATCGCCCACCGCGTGGAAGGCCTGCAACAGCCAGCCGAACCCATGATCAAAAAAATCTCCGCTCTTCTGCCTTAA
- a CDS encoding SGNH/GDSL hydrolase family protein, translating to MKTSATLLFCCIALASCGQSGSDTTASSAAIVASSAAAETSSVQATNDAAFTGANSRLIGRFDTAETGKAQFTWPGSAIEFTFEGSNASINLQSAERVRFEVNVDGEKKTLWVDANETRYPLATDLAPGKHTIRLTRVSESSAGVTALTSDPQTDGQLLAAPQAPDRQLLVIGDSITAGYGVEGDSAECKYSLDTSTQQLTYAALAAQKLDADLQAIAWSGIGAWRSYGEETPTSPTILTRYQRTLATDENSRWDVTQYQPDAIIINIGTNDFWQGSVTEEYRHGMSQLITQVQTDYAGKPVYVMVSPMLSGDARSSQTEILSSLTNDNIHLLDAGKIEAEDGLGCDYHPNLTTQQRLADAVGERLAKDLGWQ from the coding sequence ATGAAAACATCCGCTACGCTTCTCTTTTGCTGCATTGCACTCGCCAGTTGCGGTCAATCCGGTTCAGATACCACGGCATCATCCGCTGCGATAGTCGCCTCCAGCGCTGCTGCAGAAACTTCCTCTGTGCAAGCCACCAACGATGCTGCATTCACCGGCGCAAACAGCCGTTTAATCGGCCGTTTCGACACCGCCGAAACGGGCAAAGCACAATTCACCTGGCCAGGCTCTGCCATTGAATTCACCTTTGAAGGCAGCAACGCCAGCATTAATCTGCAAAGCGCAGAACGGGTTCGTTTTGAAGTTAACGTTGACGGCGAAAAGAAAACCTTATGGGTTGACGCCAACGAAACCCGTTATCCGCTGGCCACCGACCTCGCTCCGGGCAAACACACGATTCGCCTGACCCGCGTTTCAGAATCGTCTGCCGGTGTCACCGCGCTGACCAGCGACCCGCAAACCGACGGCCAACTGTTGGCAGCGCCGCAAGCGCCGGATCGTCAACTACTGGTGATTGGCGATTCCATCACCGCCGGTTACGGGGTTGAAGGCGATAGTGCCGAATGCAAATACTCCCTCGACACCAGTACGCAACAACTCACCTACGCCGCATTGGCCGCACAAAAACTGGACGCCGATTTGCAAGCGATTGCCTGGTCCGGCATTGGTGCCTGGCGCTCTTATGGTGAAGAAACACCGACCAGTCCGACTATCCTCACCCGCTACCAGCGCACCCTGGCCACCGATGAAAACAGCCGTTGGGATGTTACGCAGTACCAACCGGATGCCATCATTATCAATATCGGCACCAACGATTTCTGGCAGGGTTCTGTAACCGAAGAATATCGTCATGGCATGAGCCAACTGATCACCCAGGTGCAAACAGATTATGCCGGTAAGCCGGTTTACGTCATGGTCAGCCCGATGCTGTCCGGCGATGCACGCAGCTCGCAAACTGAAATTTTGTCATCGCTGACCAATGACAATATTCACTTGCTGGATGCCGGAAAAATTGAAGCGGAAGATGGCCTGGGTTGCGACTACCATCCCAACCTGACAACGCAACAACGGCTTGCTGATGCAGTGGGTGAACGTCTTGCCAAAGATTTGGGTTGGCAGTAA